ATCTGCAGAAGACCTTGAAGATGTTCAAGGAAGCTTCGAAGTTCGTCTCCGACCTGACCGCTACCGGCAAGCTCATCCTCTTCGTCGGCACCAAGCGCCAGGCACAGGACGCAGTCGCTGAAGAAGCGACCCGTGCAGGCATGCCCTACATCAACTCGCGCTGGCTCGGTGGTCTTCTGACCAACTGGGTAACCGTGCAGAAGTCGGTGAAGCGCCTGACCGAGCTCGACGAAATGTCGACCGACGGCCGCTACGAGCTGCTCACCAAGAAGGAAGTCATCAAGCTGGAGCGCGAGCGCAAGGCCCTGTCGACCTCCCTCTCGGGTATCAAGAACATGAAGCGCCTGCCGGACGCGATCTTCATCATCGACTCGAACAACGAGGCGATCGCTGTTTCGGAAGCACGCAAGCTCGGCATCCCGGTTGTGGCAGTGGTGGACACCAACTGCGATCCGACCGTGGTCGACTATGTAATCCCCGGCAACGATGACGCTCTGCGCGCCATCCGCCTCTTCACCACCAAGATCGCTGACGCTGCTTACGAAGGCACGCAGATGATCTCGGAGAAGGCATTCTCGAACGAGTACGACGACATCAAGCCGATCGCTCAGGAATCGCACTTCGTTGGCGAAGAAGGTGAAGCTGCTGCAGCAGAAGTCCAGGAGTCCGCTCCTGTGGCTGCTGACGAGGCCGAGGAAGAGATCGACCTCAACGCTGCTCTCGGCGGCGGCATCCGCAAGGCTCCCGTCGCTGCTGATGCAGAGCCGGAAGCTGCTGAAGCAACTGCCTAATCGTTGCAACGCGCTGAAACTCTGGAGGGCGCGGGCTTCGGCCTGCGCCTTTCTTCAGGATGTAACCGAGGCGTGAGACACTCACGCCCAATGATTCGTGAAGGGACTAGAAATGTCTGAAGCTGTGAAGATTGATGCCAAGCTGGTAAAGGAATTGCGCGAGAAGTCTGGCGCTCCCATGGGCGACTGCCTCAAGGCGCTCCAGGAAGCTAAGGGCGACATGGAAGATGCTTTCGTGGTGCTGCGTAAGCGCGGCGTGGCTTCGGCCGCAAAGAAGGCTTCGCGCTCGACCAACGAAGGCGCTGTAGGCACGTACATCCACGCCGGCGGCAAGATCGGCGTTCTGCTCGAGCTCAACTGCGAGTCGGACTTCGTGGCCCGCACCGACGACTTCCAGGACCTGCTGAAGGACGTTGCAATGCACATCGCCGCTGTCGACCCGAAGTACGTCGGCAAGGACGAAGTGACGCCTGCTGACATCGAGAAGGAAAAGGAAGTCTACCGTGCGCAGGCAGCTGCGTCCGGCAAGCCGGCGAACATCATCGAAAAGATGCTCGAGGGCAAAATGTCGAAGTACTACGAAGAGGTCTGCCTCCTCGAGCAGCCGTTCATCAAGGAAGCCTCGCTGACGATCGCGCAGCTGATCGCACAGAAGGTCGCCAAGCTCGGCGAGAACATCTCGGTCCGCCGCTTCGCCCGCTTCAAGATCGGCGAATCGACCGCAACGTTCGCTCAGGCGATCATCGCTCCCGCAACGGAAGAAGCCGCTTCGTAAGCTGCTCTCCCGCTGCATGATCAAACGCCCGGGCGCAAGCTCGGGCGTTTTGTTTGGCTTCTCTATAAGCACCGCATAGCTTCGATATGCGGGGACGCCTGATGACCGGCGTTCAGTAAGCAAGGATTGAAGATCTGTAAGACGACCCACTCCCAACTGGATAGAAGACGCTCAAAGGATGAGTCGGCCTACCGGATTCCGGCTGGCGACTATCGCGTTGTCCAGGTGGTTGATGTCGGCAGGATTGTCGTTACAGTGATTCGTCACCGTCATCGCCGTGAAGTACACGAATCACCTGTGGCATAATCACAGAGGTCTTACCAGACCAGGGAATAACGCCGTGTCTATGTATCTGCACATTTCGCTCGCATCGCGGACGCCAAAAGCGTTTGCGAGCTATCGTGCGTCTGGCTCGGTTTGGATTTTCACGCGAGGTAGGTCTTAGACACAGGTCTAGCGATCATCGCGTATCCACCGAGCCCAGGCTGACAAGCCTGGGCCTTTTCTTTGCGTTGAACTGACGAGCAGTGAGGGCGCAACACAACCCCGGTCGAGCACGGCTACAACCAGCCTCCGGCCAGAAAGGAATCATGGAGCAAACATGAAGATCATCGACAATATCCCCGTATTCGGAGAACACGAAGCAAACACGCTGGAGCAGGCACGTCTCTGCGCGCGGTCCGCGGACCGCTTCGCCCTGATGGCGGACGGACACCTCGGCTACGGCGTGCCGATCGGCGGCGTAATCGCGAGCGAGTCCCGCATCAGCCCCACAGCCGTCGGCTTTGATATTGCCTGCGGCAACAAGGCTGTGCGTCTTGATATGCCCGGCAGCGAGCTGCGCGCCAACATTCATCGCCTGATGGAAGAGATCTGGCAAACATTGAGCTTCGGCGTAGGACGTAAGAACTCCGAACGCGTGGAGCACCCACTCTTCGAGCGCGACGGCCACGAGGGATGGTCCACCGAAGCAGCTGCGCCGCTGAAGCGTAAGGCTGAAGCCCAGCTCGGAACGATCGGAAGCGGCAACCACTACGTCGATCTCTTCACGGACGAGGAAGATCGTGTGTGGGTGGGCGTTCACTTCGGCTCGCGCGGTCTCGGCCACGGCATTGCAACCTGGTTCCTCAAGGCTGCAGGCGCCACGGACGGCATGATGGTTGAGCCCGTATGGCTGGATGTCGACTCCGATCTCGGGCAGCAGTACATCGCGGCCATGAAACTCGGCGGTGCGTATGCTTATGCGGGCCGCGACTGGCTCTGTGAACGCGTAGCAAAGCTGCTCGGCGCGCCCATTCTGGATGAGGTGCACAATCACCACAACTTCGCGTGGCTGGAAGTGCACGATGGAAAGCAGATGTGGGTTTGCCGCAAGGGCGCGACACCTGCCTTCCCCGGCCAGCGTGGTTTTGTCGGAGGCACCATGGGCGAGCAGTCTGTGATTCTTGAGGGCGTCACTCCCGATCTGGCCACCGTCGCGGGACGCACCCTTGTGGAGGAGCAGCGCGCGTCAATGTACTCTACCGTTCATGGCGCTGGTCGTGTCCTGGGCCGCAAGCAAGCTGCGGGTGTTCGTGACCGCAGGACGGGCGCGATCAAGCGCGAGGGCCTGGTGAAGCCTGAGATGATGCAAGAGTGGCTGCAACGCTCGAACGTCGTCTTGAAGGGCGGTGGTCTCGACGAATCACCGCACTGCTACAAGCGTCTCGATGAGGTGATCGAGGCGCAGGGCGCAACCATTCGTACTCTGCACACGCTCACGCCCGTAGGCGTCGC
Above is a genomic segment from Granulicella cerasi containing:
- a CDS encoding translation elongation factor Ts, whose protein sequence is MSEAVKIDAKLVKELREKSGAPMGDCLKALQEAKGDMEDAFVVLRKRGVASAAKKASRSTNEGAVGTYIHAGGKIGVLLELNCESDFVARTDDFQDLLKDVAMHIAAVDPKYVGKDEVTPADIEKEKEVYRAQAAASGKPANIIEKMLEGKMSKYYEEVCLLEQPFIKEASLTIAQLIAQKVAKLGENISVRRFARFKIGESTATFAQAIIAPATEEAAS
- the rpsB gene encoding 30S ribosomal protein S2, translated to MASITMKELLEAGVHFGHQTKRWNPKMKEYIFGERNGIYIIDLQKTLKMFKEASKFVSDLTATGKLILFVGTKRQAQDAVAEEATRAGMPYINSRWLGGLLTNWVTVQKSVKRLTELDEMSTDGRYELLTKKEVIKLERERKALSTSLSGIKNMKRLPDAIFIIDSNNEAIAVSEARKLGIPVVAVVDTNCDPTVVDYVIPGNDDALRAIRLFTTKIADAAYEGTQMISEKAFSNEYDDIKPIAQESHFVGEEGEAAAAEVQESAPVAADEAEEEIDLNAALGGGIRKAPVAADAEPEAAEATA
- a CDS encoding RtcB family protein; this encodes MKIIDNIPVFGEHEANTLEQARLCARSADRFALMADGHLGYGVPIGGVIASESRISPTAVGFDIACGNKAVRLDMPGSELRANIHRLMEEIWQTLSFGVGRKNSERVEHPLFERDGHEGWSTEAAAPLKRKAEAQLGTIGSGNHYVDLFTDEEDRVWVGVHFGSRGLGHGIATWFLKAAGATDGMMVEPVWLDVDSDLGQQYIAAMKLGGAYAYAGRDWLCERVAKLLGAPILDEVHNHHNFAWLEVHDGKQMWVCRKGATPAFPGQRGFVGGTMGEQSVILEGVTPDLATVAGRTLVEEQRASMYSTVHGAGRVLGRKQAAGVRDRRTGAIKREGLVKPEMMQEWLQRSNVVLKGGGLDESPHCYKRLDEVIEAQGATIRTLHTLTPVGVAMAGSDEFDPYKD